Proteins from a single region of Pyrus communis chromosome 6, drPyrComm1.1, whole genome shotgun sequence:
- the LOC137736726 gene encoding protein SHORT-ROOT-like has protein sequence MDISLFSPNKEANFLQQYSNQIKINGLAAAIDMQSTNQHPQNSHTSTSRSSGSSEPCPAGTKWASRLLMECARAVSEKDSSKINHLLWMLNELASPYGDFEQKLASYFLQALFCKATDSGLRCYKTLSSVAEKSHSFDSARKLILKFQELSPWTTFGHVASNGAILEALEGETKLHIIDISNTLCTQWPTLLEALATRNDETPHLKLTVVVTASIVKSLMKEIGQRMEKFARLMGVPFEIKVISGLNNLGQLTKEDLGVQEDEAIAVNCIGALRRVEVEEREAVIRMFQSLRPRVVTVVEEEADLFSSSVNDDFVKYFEECLRFYTLYFDMLEESFVPTSNDRLMLERECMRSIIRVLGCDHHDHDDHKNGGEYERRERGNQWSDRLKAAFSSVGFSDDVVDDVKALLKRYRAGWALVLPPQGGGGGEEDIDQTGLYLTWKEEPAVWASIWKPSAN, from the coding sequence ATGGACATATCTCTTTTCTCTCCTAATAAGGAAGCAAATTTTCTGCAGCAGTACTCCAATCAGATCAAGATCAATGGCCTGGCAGCAGCTATAGACATGCAAAGCACCAATCAGCACCCCCAGAATAGCCACACATCAACAAGCCGTTCATCGGGGTCTAGCGAGCCTTGTCCGGCGGGTACTAAATGGGCCTCGAGGCTTCTCATGGAGTGTGCAAGGGCAGTCTCAGAGAAAGACTCTAGTAAAATTAATCACCTTCTATGGATGTTGAACGAGCTGGCTTCTCCTTATGGGGATTTTGAGCAGAAACTGGCTTCTTATTTTTTGCAGGCTCTCTTTTGCAAGGCTACGGATTCCGGTCTCCGGTGCTACAAAACCCTAAGCTCAGTAGCTGAAAAGAGCCACTCCTTTGATTCAGCCAGGAAGTTAATACTAAAATTCCAAGAGCTAAGCCCTTGGACAACTTTTGGTCATGTGGCTTCAAACGGTGCTATATTGGAAGCCTTGGAGGGAGAAACCAAACTTCACATAATTGATATAAGCAATACCCTTTGCACCCAATGGCCTACTTTGTTAGAAGCTTTGGCCACAAGAAACGATGAGACACCGCATTTAAAGCTCACCGTCGTGGTAACAGCCAGCATAGTCAAGTCATTGATGAAGGAAATTGGACAAAGAATGGAGAAATTTGCTAGGTTAATGGGAGTTCCCTTTGAGATTAAAGTGATTAGTGGCTTAAACAATTTGGGACAGCTCACAAAAGAGGATCTAGGTGTTCAGGAGGATGAGGCTATTGCTGTGAATTGCATTGGGGCCTTGAGAAGAGTGGAAGTGGAAGAGAGAGAAGCGGTGATTCGGATGTTTCAATCGCTTCGGCCTCGAGTTGTGACTGTTGTTGAGGAAGAAGCTGATCTTTTTAGCTCATCAGTAAATGATGACTTTGTCAAGTACTTTGAAGAGTGCCTTAGGTTTTACACATTGTACTTTGACATGCTGGAGGAAAGCTTTGTCCCAACTAGCAATGATAGATTGATGCTAGAGAGGGAGTGCATGAGAAGCatcattagggttttgggttgtgATCATCACGATCATGATGATCACAAAAATGGTGGGGAGTATGAGAGAAGGGAAAGAGGAAACCAATGGTCTGACAGGCTCAAGGCGGCATTTTCATCGGTTGGATTTAGCGACGATGTTGTCGATGATGTCAAGGCGTTGCTGAAGCGGTATCGAGCTGGCTGGGCACTAGTACTACCACcacaaggaggaggaggaggagaagaagatatTGATCAAACAGGACTATACTTAACATGGAAAGAGGAACCCGCAGTATGGGCTTCCATATGGAAACCCTCAGCTAATTAA